GAGCATAGACCTTGACTCCAATACCGTAAATACGCTTGCGCAGGAGATCACCTTATCGGCGCAAAATAATATAAACGATATCGGCTCCGACGGAATAAAAATTCCCGTAGGGTCGCTGTCGGGCGTAACGCTGTTTACGGGACTGGGTCCCGATATTAATATCAAGATCTATCTTGTAGGTTCTACGCAAACACAAATAATATCTGAATTTACCTCGGCGGGCATAAACCAAACGCTTCACAGATTATATATTAATATTTCGGGTTCGGTTGCAGTAGCCGTGCCCGGGCTTCCTTCTACCATTAATACTTCTGCGCACGTTTTAATGAGCGAAATGATAATAGTAGGCG
Above is a window of Clostridiales bacterium DNA encoding:
- the yunB gene encoding sporulation protein YunB, encoding MKKERCAIVRKRNRRKKLFIALFVLIAIIVGICLFIQRNVNPMIVMISNERIRALTTDAVSTAVIDVMSENTDVEYLSVTRDEKQNITSIDLDSNTVNTLAQEITLSAQNNINDIGSDGIKIPVGSLSGVTLFTGLGPDINIKIYLVGSTQTQIISEFTSAGINQTLHRLYINISGSVAVAVPGLPSTINTSAHVLMSEMIIVGEVPPTYLNSTSVGDMLDLVAK